From the genome of Oncorhynchus nerka isolate Pitt River unplaced genomic scaffold, Oner_Uvic_2.0 unplaced_scaffold_910, whole genome shotgun sequence, one region includes:
- the LOC135570735 gene encoding ribonuclease inhibitor-like — protein sequence MSIGHHHDDLFIRLSGCGVTEEGCASLVSALESNPSHLRELDLSNNDLKDSGVKLLSAGLEDPHCRLEKLKLSDCGVTEEGCASLVSVLESNPSHLRDLDLSNNDLKDSGVKLLSAGLEDPHCRLEKLKLSGCGVTEEGCASLVSALRSNPSHLRELDLSNNDLKHSGVKLLSAGLGNPHCKLETLRLTGCKLTDTSCKVLASVLISNPSHLRELDLSNNDLKDSGVKLLSAVLGNPHCKLETLRLSGCLVTEEGCASLVAALRSNPSHLRELDLSYNHPGDKGVRLLSARWEDPHCRLEKLNVEHGGENRMKPGLRKYVCDLTLDPNTVDRLLSLSEENRKVTCRTEKQTYPDHPERFEDCGQVLCREGLTGRCYWEVEWSGRGAVIGVTYKGISRRGRGNDCCLGYNDKSWSLSCSDNSYIAWHNDKPTTIDVPSSSSHRVGVCLDWPAGTLSFYRASSDTLTHLITFTSTFTEPLYPGFHLWGCGDSVSLK from the exons ATGTCTATTGGTCATCA tcatgatgatctctttatcaggctgtcaggctgtggagtcacagaggaaggctgtgcttctctggtctcagctctggagtcaaacccctcacatctgagagagctggatctgagtaacaatgacctgaaggattcaggagtgaagctgctctctgctggactggaggatccacactgcagactggagaaactcaa gctgtcagactgtggagtcacagaggaaggctgtgcttctctggtctcagttctggagtcaaacccctcacacctgagagacctggatctgagtaacaatgacctgaaggattcaggagttaagctgctctctgctggactggaggatccacactgcagactggagaaactcaa gctgtcaggctgtggagtcacagaggaaggctgtgcttctctggtctcagctctgaggtcaaacccctcacacctgagagagctggatctgagtaacaatgacctgaagcattcaggagtgaagctgctctctgctggactggggaatccccactgtaaactggagactctgag actcactggctgtaaactcacagacacatcctgtaaagtgttggcctcagttctcatttcaaacccctcacacctgagagagctggacctgagtaacaatgacctgaaggattcaggagtgaagctgctctctgctgtactggggaatccccactgtaaactggagactctgag gctgtcaggctgtctagtcacagaggaaggctgtgcttctctggtcgcagctctgaggtcaaacccctcacacctgagagagctggacctgagctacaatcacccaggagacaagggagtcagactgctctctgctagatgggaggatccacactgcagactggagaaactcaa tgtggaacatggtggagagaacagaatgaaacctgggcttagaaaat atgtctgtgatctcacactggacccaaacacagtagacagactcctctctctgtctgaggagaacagaaaggtgacatgtagGACAGAGAAGCAgacgtatcctgatcacccagagagatttgaggactgtggacaggtgctgtgtagagagggtctgactgggcgctgttactgggaggtagagtggagtggaaGAGGGGCTgttataggagtgacatataaaggaatcagcaggagaggaaggggtaatgactgttgtcttggatacaatgacaagtcctggagtctgtcCTGCTCTGACAACAGTTACATTGCCTGGCACAATGATAAAcccactaccatagacgtcccctcctccagctcccacagagtaggagtgtgtctggactggccagccggcactctgtccttctatagagcctcctctgacacactgacccacctgatcacattcacctccacattcactgagcccctctatccagggtttcaTCTTTGGGGTTGTGGCGACTCAGTGTCCCTGAAATAA